A region from the Phaenicophaeus curvirostris isolate KB17595 chromosome 28, BPBGC_Pcur_1.0, whole genome shotgun sequence genome encodes:
- the GPX4 gene encoding phospholipid hydroperoxide glutathione peroxidase GPX4 isoform X1, protein MGWARAARRALGCGAAAGRMCAQAEDWRSAKAIYDFQAQDIDGNEVSLEKYRGFVCIITNVASKUGKTAVNYTQLVDLHARYAERGLRILGFPCNQFGKQEPGTNTEIKAFAENYGVKFDMYSKIDVNGDDAHPLWKWMKEQPKGRGTLGNAIKWNFTKFLINREGQVVKRYSPMEDPYVIEKDLPAYL, encoded by the exons ATGGGCTGGGCccgggcggcgcggcgggcgcTGGGCTGCGGAGCGGCGGCCGGGAGGATG TGCGCGCAGGCGGAGGACTGGCGCTCGGCCAAGGCCATCTACGACTTTCAAGCCCAAGATATCGATGGCAACGAGGTGTCCTTGGAGAAGTACCG GGGCTTCGTCTGCATCATCACCAACGTGGCCTCCAAATGAGGGAAAACTGCTGTGAACTACACTCAGCTCGTCGACTTGCACGCCCGATATGCTGAGAGGGGTTTACGGATCCTGGGCTTTCCCTGCAACCAGTTTGGAAAGCAG GAACCCGGGACTAACACTGAAATTAAGGCATTTGCTGAAAACTACGGAGTGAAATTTGACATGTATAGCAAGATTGATGTCAACGGGGACGATGCCCACCCGCTCTGGAAGTGGATGAAGGAGCAGCCCAAGGGAAGAGGCACCCTGGGCAA TGCAATAAAATGGAACTTCACCAAG ttCCTCATTAACCGGGAAGGCCAAGTGGTGAAGCGGTACAGCCCAATGGAGGATCCCTAT GTGATTGAGAAGGACCTGCCTGCCTACCTGTAG
- the GPX4 gene encoding phospholipid hydroperoxide glutathione peroxidase GPX4 isoform X2 produces the protein MGWARAARRALGCGAAAGRMCAQAEDWRSAKAIYDFQAQDIDGNEVSLEKYRGFVCIITNVASKUGKTAVNYTQLVDLHARYAERGLRILGFPCNQFGKQEPGTNTEIKAFAENYGVKFDMYSKIDVNGDDAHPLWKWMKEQPKGRGTLGNAIKWNFTKVIEKDLPAYL, from the exons ATGGGCTGGGCccgggcggcgcggcgggcgcTGGGCTGCGGAGCGGCGGCCGGGAGGATG TGCGCGCAGGCGGAGGACTGGCGCTCGGCCAAGGCCATCTACGACTTTCAAGCCCAAGATATCGATGGCAACGAGGTGTCCTTGGAGAAGTACCG GGGCTTCGTCTGCATCATCACCAACGTGGCCTCCAAATGAGGGAAAACTGCTGTGAACTACACTCAGCTCGTCGACTTGCACGCCCGATATGCTGAGAGGGGTTTACGGATCCTGGGCTTTCCCTGCAACCAGTTTGGAAAGCAG GAACCCGGGACTAACACTGAAATTAAGGCATTTGCTGAAAACTACGGAGTGAAATTTGACATGTATAGCAAGATTGATGTCAACGGGGACGATGCCCACCCGCTCTGGAAGTGGATGAAGGAGCAGCCCAAGGGAAGAGGCACCCTGGGCAA TGCAATAAAATGGAACTTCACCAAG GTGATTGAGAAGGACCTGCCTGCCTACCTGTAG
- the POLR2E gene encoding DNA-directed RNA polymerases I, II, and III subunit RPABC1 gives MDDEEETYRLWKIRKTIMQLCHDRGYLVTQDELDQTLEEFKAQFGDKPSEGRPRRTDLTVLVAHNDDPTDQMFVFFPEEPKVGIKTIKMYCQRMQEENITRALIVVQQGMTPSAKQSLVDMAPKYILEQFLQQELLINITEHELVPEHVVMTKEEVTELLARYKLRENQLPRIQAGDPVARYFGIKRGQVVKIIRPSETAGRYITYRLVQ, from the exons ATGGACGACGAGGAGGAGACTTACCGGCTGTGGAAGATCCGCAAGACCATCATGCAG CTCTGCCACGATCGAGGCTACCTGGTGACCCAAGATGAGCTGGACCAGAcgctggaggagttcaaggcgcAGTTTGGGGACAAGCCCAGTGAGGGCCGGCCCCGCCGCACTGACCTGACGGTGCTGGTGGCTCACAACGATGACCCCACTGACCAGATGTTTGTCTTTTTCCCCG AGGAGCCCAAGGTCGGGATAAAGACGATCAAGATGTACTGCCAGCGGATGCAGGAGGAGAACATCACCCGGGCGCTGATCGTCGTGCAGCAGGGCATGACCCCTTCGGCAAAGCAG TCTCTGGTAGATATGGCTCCCAAATACATCTTGGAGCAATTCCTACAACAAGAGCTTCTGATCAACATCACAGAACATGAG TTGGTTCCGGAGCATGTTGTCATGACAAAGGAAGAAGTGACTGAGCTCCTGGCCAGATA CAAACTGAGAGAGAACCAGCTCCCGAGGATTCAGGCTGGGGATCCTGTGGCCCGGTACTTCGGAATAAAGCGTGGTCAG GTGGTGAAGATCATCAGGCCAAGTGAGACTGCAGGCCGCTACATCACCTACAGGCTGGTGCAGTGA